In Blastocatellia bacterium, a single window of DNA contains:
- a CDS encoding amidohydrolase family protein, producing MRFCGKVVLALLIVVGGIGTTPAPLGMDSAQQAAEVAFVNVNVIPMDSPRVLTGYTVRVRGDRIVEVGPAARVKVPEGALRIDGSGKYLLPGLGEMHGHIPSPQAPREYIELVLFLYLANGVTTVRGMLGAPGQLELREKANRGEILSPTLYLAGPSFSGTSVKTPEEAIQRVRQQKQEGWDMLKIHPGLSREAYDAMARTAREVGLRWVGHVPADVGLAHALEMGQETIDHLDGYIEYMKADSAPVEKAKLDEVVRMTKQAGTAVVPTMALWEVLIGARDLETVTRYPELVYMPKQQVESWTRAHQQRLSNPQFDRKRAEIIAANRKELLKALHAGGVTILFGTDAPQQFSVPGFSIHREMQLLRECGMTPYDILRSATKNIGDYFKAKDAFGTIEVGKRADMILLNGNPLEDITQVANRAGVMVRGRWLPQTEIQKRLEQIAAQSSR from the coding sequence ATGAGATTTTGTGGGAAGGTTGTGCTGGCTCTGCTGATTGTCGTGGGAGGGATCGGAACTACGCCTGCGCCGTTGGGTATGGATTCGGCTCAGCAGGCTGCTGAGGTTGCTTTTGTCAACGTGAACGTCATCCCGATGGATTCCCCGCGCGTGCTCACGGGATATACTGTTCGAGTGCGTGGTGACCGGATCGTCGAAGTCGGTCCGGCGGCTCGTGTGAAGGTCCCCGAAGGCGCGCTGCGCATTGACGGGAGTGGAAAGTATCTTCTGCCGGGCCTCGGTGAGATGCACGGACACATCCCGTCTCCTCAGGCCCCCCGGGAGTATATCGAATTGGTGCTCTTCCTCTATCTGGCCAACGGGGTGACGACGGTGCGGGGAATGCTTGGGGCTCCCGGACAGCTTGAATTGCGCGAGAAAGCCAATCGAGGAGAGATCCTCTCACCCACGCTCTATCTGGCCGGACCGAGTTTCAGCGGAACATCGGTGAAGACTCCAGAAGAAGCGATTCAGCGAGTGCGCCAGCAAAAGCAGGAAGGCTGGGATATGCTCAAGATTCATCCCGGTCTCTCGCGCGAGGCCTATGATGCCATGGCCCGAACGGCCCGCGAAGTCGGACTGCGATGGGTCGGTCATGTCCCGGCGGATGTGGGATTGGCTCACGCGCTGGAGATGGGCCAGGAGACGATTGACCATCTTGACGGCTATATCGAGTATATGAAGGCGGATTCGGCTCCGGTCGAGAAGGCGAAACTCGATGAAGTCGTCCGGATGACCAAACAGGCCGGTACCGCCGTCGTGCCGACGATGGCTCTGTGGGAGGTCCTCATCGGTGCACGGGATCTGGAGACCGTGACGCGCTATCCCGAACTCGTTTACATGCCCAAGCAACAGGTGGAGTCGTGGACGCGAGCGCATCAGCAGCGGCTGAGCAATCCTCAGTTCGATCGCAAGCGCGCCGAGATCATCGCCGCCAATCGGAAGGAGTTGCTCAAAGCCCTTCATGCCGGTGGCGTCACAATTCTCTTCGGCACCGACGCCCCGCAGCAGTTCAGCGTCCCGGGTTTTTCCATTCATCGGGAGATGCAGCTTCTGCGCGAGTGCGGCATGACGCCGTACGACATCCTGCGTTCGGCCACGAAAAATATTGGCGATTACTTTAAGGCGAAGGATGCTTTCGGCACGATTGAAGTCGGGAAACGAGCGGATATGATTTTGCTCAACGGCAATCCGCTCGAAGACATCACCCAGGTTGCTAACCGAGCCGGTGTCATGGTTCGCGGCCGCTGGCTTCCTCAGACGGAGATTCAAAAACGGCTTGAGCAAATTGCCGCCCAATCTTCCCGGTGA
- a CDS encoding VWA domain-containing protein — translation MRAIRAKGGFLIGVVIATAWAIPSPERAAQAFRPVGASVLRDDPLKTPSPEPQEVSVKLESDLVTLDVVVLDRQGNFVTGLTKDDFELRHDGVPQPIAYFEAEVNSSLSRPLAVVFALDTSGSIGRQILEQQDAARRFVSLIQEDSLFAVIGFNDKIRVLQKFTNDPFRIEEAFEKARAIGGRTRLYDAIDRAITLLVKEAPEKRNGRRLRRVVIVITDGFDYTSTIDRTEVIRRANTAGVTVFSITLPSYVLSVAGRRRVPTLLDAAGIVAQTGGRDFSAEERDFTPIFKAIAEEIKASYLLAYYPPPDHRRDGKFHQITVTVKRPDLVIRQSRRGYLAASP, via the coding sequence ATGAGAGCGATCAGGGCAAAAGGAGGATTCCTCATCGGGGTTGTCATCGCTACCGCCTGGGCGATTCCTTCTCCCGAAAGAGCAGCGCAGGCTTTCCGGCCCGTCGGAGCTTCTGTCCTCCGCGATGATCCTTTGAAGACTCCCTCGCCTGAACCTCAGGAAGTTTCCGTGAAACTGGAGAGCGATCTTGTGACGCTGGACGTAGTCGTCCTCGACCGCCAGGGAAACTTTGTAACTGGCCTGACTAAGGATGACTTCGAACTCCGTCACGATGGGGTGCCACAACCGATTGCTTATTTTGAAGCGGAGGTGAACTCATCTCTCTCGCGCCCGCTGGCCGTCGTCTTTGCCCTGGACACGTCCGGCAGCATCGGGCGACAAATCCTGGAGCAACAGGATGCGGCCCGCCGGTTCGTCAGCCTCATTCAGGAAGATTCGCTCTTTGCCGTGATCGGCTTCAACGACAAGATTCGCGTCCTCCAAAAATTCACCAACGATCCCTTTCGCATCGAGGAAGCATTTGAGAAAGCCCGGGCGATCGGCGGGCGAACGCGCCTGTATGATGCCATTGACCGGGCCATCACGCTACTTGTGAAAGAAGCTCCGGAAAAACGCAACGGACGGCGACTCCGTCGAGTGGTCATCGTGATTACGGATGGTTTTGACTACACGAGCACCATTGATCGAACGGAAGTCATCCGCCGAGCCAACACGGCGGGAGTGACCGTTTTTTCCATCACCCTGCCGTCGTATGTACTGTCGGTCGCCGGACGGCGGCGCGTTCCCACGTTGCTCGATGCCGCAGGGATCGTCGCTCAAACAGGAGGACGCGACTTCTCCGCCGAAGAACGCGATTTCACACCGATCTTTAAAGCCATCGCCGAGGAGATAAAAGCCAGCTATCTGCTGGCTTATTATCCGCCGCCCGACCATCGCCGGGATGGGAAATTCCACCAGATCACGGTCACAGTGAAGCGGCCCGATCTGGTCATCCGTCAGAGCCGACGGGGATACCTGGCAGCTTCACCCTAG
- a CDS encoding lysine biosynthesis protein LysW, with translation MPVGICPECGGEIHVSSDVEVGDYVTCPECDAELNVIELDPLEFEVAEFEEEFEEDEDEEW, from the coding sequence ATGCCAGTGGGCATCTGCCCCGAGTGCGGGGGTGAAATCCATGTCTCATCAGATGTCGAGGTCGGTGACTATGTCACTTGCCCCGAATGCGATGCCGAACTCAATGTGATCGAGCTTGATCCGCTCGAATTTGAGGTCGCCGAATTCGAGGAAGAGTTCGAGGAAGACGAAGACGAGGAGTGGTAG
- a CDS encoding transcriptional repressor, with product MKEPRVQQKLDHFVAHCKRRGLSVTHQRLAVYQALLASPDHPTAEQIFKRVRQRYPTISLATVYKTLDTLESEGLISKITFLPDAARYDANIEHHHHLVCVRCHRVDDLPASLLERVKIPEDAAKDYRILGFSVQFNGLCPRCQRRGRRS from the coding sequence GTGAAAGAACCACGCGTGCAACAAAAGCTCGATCATTTCGTCGCGCATTGCAAGCGGCGAGGGTTGAGCGTGACGCATCAACGACTGGCCGTCTATCAAGCTCTCCTGGCCTCGCCCGATCATCCGACGGCCGAACAAATCTTCAAGCGGGTGCGTCAGCGATATCCGACCATCTCACTGGCCACAGTCTATAAGACGCTCGACACGCTGGAGAGTGAAGGGCTCATCTCGAAGATCACCTTTCTGCCGGATGCTGCCCGCTACGATGCGAACATCGAGCATCACCATCACCTCGTTTGCGTCAGGTGCCATCGCGTGGATGATCTTCCCGCGTCGTTGCTCGAACGAGTGAAGATCCCCGAGGACGCAGCCAAGGACTATCGCATCCTGGGCTTCAGCGTACAATTTAATGGGCTCTGCCCCCGCTGCCAAAGACGGGGACGCCGCTCCTGA
- a CDS encoding dipeptidase — translation MKRIWLVLVVGVLVAPSASIAQKDDAVARRARQLHFSSLVVDTHVDVTPKLQRPGWSFAEEHKDGHVDLPRLRKGGLDALFFSIWMPGTVTGPKAVNDAIERIAAVHKLAEDMPDQIALCTTAEEVRQAHRQGKIAALIGMEGGHMINNSLAILRMYAKLGVRYLTLTHSRNTDWADSSGDQPKHNGLTDFGKEIVRELNRLGVMVDISHVSDKTFWDVLEVSRAPLIASHSSCRALANHPRNMTDEMIKALAAKGGVIQINYHTGFLDDAAAQYDRRASARMQQLMAAYPNDLERARAELQRELGPRPAVSWEKIVEHIDHVVKLVGVDHVGLGSDFDGAEMPAGMDDVSFLPKITEALLRRGYSESDIRKILGENTLRVMAEVERVAREMKSPGKKR, via the coding sequence ATGAAGAGGATCTGGCTCGTGTTGGTCGTTGGTGTGTTGGTTGCACCATCGGCATCAATCGCTCAAAAAGATGACGCTGTTGCGCGACGAGCGCGTCAGCTTCACTTTTCATCACTCGTCGTGGATACGCACGTTGATGTCACGCCCAAGCTGCAACGGCCCGGCTGGTCTTTTGCCGAGGAGCATAAGGACGGCCACGTAGACCTGCCGCGGCTGAGGAAGGGAGGGCTCGATGCCCTCTTTTTCTCCATCTGGATGCCGGGAACGGTCACCGGCCCGAAAGCCGTCAACGATGCCATCGAACGAATCGCCGCCGTTCACAAACTGGCCGAAGACATGCCCGATCAGATCGCTCTTTGTACGACAGCCGAGGAAGTGCGTCAGGCCCATCGCCAGGGAAAGATTGCCGCACTCATCGGGATGGAAGGCGGTCACATGATCAATAACAGCCTGGCCATCCTCCGGATGTATGCCAAGCTGGGCGTGCGTTACCTGACGCTCACCCACAGCCGGAATACCGATTGGGCCGATTCGTCGGGCGATCAGCCGAAACACAATGGGCTGACCGACTTTGGCAAAGAGATCGTCCGTGAACTCAACCGCCTCGGCGTCATGGTTGACATTTCGCACGTCTCGGACAAAACGTTCTGGGATGTGCTGGAGGTCAGTCGCGCTCCACTGATCGCCTCGCATTCCTCCTGTCGGGCTCTGGCCAATCATCCCCGGAACATGACCGATGAGATGATCAAAGCTCTCGCGGCCAAAGGCGGCGTCATCCAGATCAATTACCATACCGGTTTCCTCGACGATGCCGCCGCTCAATATGACAGAAGAGCCTCCGCCCGCATGCAGCAGCTCATGGCGGCCTACCCCAATGATCTCGAACGAGCGCGAGCGGAACTCCAACGAGAACTGGGTCCTCGTCCCGCGGTGAGCTGGGAGAAGATCGTCGAGCACATTGATCATGTGGTCAAGCTGGTGGGCGTGGATCATGTCGGCCTCGGTTCCGACTTCGACGGAGCGGAAATGCCCGCCGGCATGGACGATGTCTCGTTCCTGCCGAAGATCACTGAAGCGCTCTTACGCCGGGGCTACAGTGAATCTGACATCCGAAAGATTCTCGGCGAGAATACGCTCCGCGTCATGGCAGAGGTCGAGCGCGTTGCCCGCGAGATGAAAAGCCCGGGAAAAAAGAGATGA
- a CDS encoding DNA starvation/stationary phase protection protein produces MTPNIGLTDSARENVVRILHRLLADEYVLYTKTRNYHWNVVGPQFNELHQFFESQYNELSDIVDEVAERARALGGWALGTLTEFLQQTRLAEHPGQYPSAREMLTNLLADHEAIIRSLRSDLDTVADQYHDMGTSDFLTEVMERHEKMAWMLRAFLESEW; encoded by the coding sequence ATGACACCGAACATTGGTTTGACCGATAGCGCCCGCGAGAATGTGGTGCGCATTCTTCATCGGCTCCTGGCCGACGAGTATGTGCTCTACACCAAGACGAGAAACTATCACTGGAATGTCGTTGGACCGCAGTTCAACGAGCTACATCAGTTCTTCGAGTCTCAGTATAACGAGCTGAGCGACATTGTAGATGAAGTAGCCGAACGCGCTCGCGCGCTCGGCGGGTGGGCGCTGGGGACGCTCACCGAATTCCTCCAGCAGACGCGGCTGGCGGAGCATCCGGGCCAGTACCCTTCGGCTCGTGAGATGCTGACGAATCTGCTGGCCGATCATGAAGCGATCATCCGCTCGTTGCGAAGTGATCTGGATACGGTCGCCGATCAGTATCACGACATGGGCACGAGTGACTTCCTGACCGAAGTCATGGAAAGACATGAAAAGATGGCCTGGATGCTGCGCGCCTTCCTCGAGAGCGAGTGGTGA
- a CDS encoding DUF3501 family protein, whose amino-acid sequence MRKITLADVKNIAEYEKIRPDFRRYIIETKSRRRVPVGDIVTFVFENRDTVLFQIQEMMRAERLVSEEKIQQEIDVYNELIPADDELSATMFIEIDDMEKLHQWLPRLVGIEATVALKIGDRFLVPARYEPGRSKEEKTSTVHYLKFPLTPEEIRAFGDESLVVSLVINHENYRAEGVLPHEVRRALIAELSPPDSRRGKGSTGDSAHEN is encoded by the coding sequence ATGAGAAAGATCACATTGGCTGATGTCAAGAATATTGCGGAATACGAGAAGATTCGTCCGGATTTCCGGCGTTACATCATCGAGACGAAGAGCCGGCGCCGCGTGCCGGTGGGAGATATCGTCACCTTCGTCTTCGAGAATCGGGACACGGTGCTCTTTCAAATCCAGGAAATGATGCGGGCCGAGAGGCTCGTGAGCGAGGAGAAAATTCAACAGGAGATTGATGTCTATAACGAGCTGATTCCCGCCGATGATGAGTTGAGTGCCACCATGTTCATCGAGATTGATGACATGGAGAAATTACATCAATGGCTGCCCCGACTTGTCGGAATCGAGGCCACCGTGGCCCTCAAGATTGGAGATCGCTTTCTCGTGCCCGCGCGCTATGAACCGGGACGGAGCAAGGAGGAGAAAACGAGCACCGTTCACTATCTCAAATTTCCTCTCACGCCGGAGGAGATTCGAGCCTTTGGCGATGAGTCCCTCGTGGTCTCCCTCGTGATCAATCACGAGAACTATCGCGCCGAGGGTGTTCTACCCCACGAGGTGCGAAGAGCCCTCATCGCCGAGTTGTCTCCTCCGGATTCGAGGCGGGGAAAGGGGTCAACGGGAGACTCGGCGCACGAGAATTAA
- a CDS encoding anaerobic glycerol-3-phosphate dehydrogenase subunit C, translating to MIFDLQSKEFWDPSALEKELRRVFDVCHGCRRCFNLCPSFTSLFDLIDRKGEDVENLTSADLKTVVDLCYQCKLCYNHCPYTPPHYWQIDFPRLMLRAKAVEARRAGITFQDKILGQPDRLGRIARVMAPLINAANKIRPFRLLLEKVIGIHRDRNLPVYHRETFVEWFRRQERRRAGGAKEGAGRVALFYTCSVNYNDPAVGRAAVAVLQRNGIEVIVPPQKCCGMPALDGGDVETALEHASYNVKHLAEVVARGYDIVIPGPTCSYMLKKEYPVLLPSAETTRVAEHSFDICEYLMRQHERGQLDTTFQPMTKRIAYQVPCHLRAQNIGYKSRDLLRLIPGTHVQVIERCSAVDGTWGLKKEYYPLSLGVADKLFREIGDARPDIVASDCPLAALQIVQGTRKRPLHPIQILARAYGIESE from the coding sequence ATGATCTTTGATCTGCAATCAAAGGAATTCTGGGATCCATCGGCGCTGGAGAAAGAACTCCGCCGGGTTTTCGACGTCTGTCATGGATGCCGTCGGTGTTTCAACCTCTGTCCTTCCTTTACCTCCCTCTTCGATCTCATTGATCGCAAGGGCGAGGACGTGGAGAATCTCACATCCGCTGACCTGAAGACCGTCGTTGATCTCTGCTACCAGTGCAAGTTGTGTTACAACCACTGCCCGTATACGCCGCCGCACTACTGGCAGATTGATTTTCCTCGCCTCATGCTGCGAGCCAAGGCCGTCGAAGCCAGGCGGGCGGGCATCACGTTTCAGGATAAAATCCTGGGACAGCCGGATCGGCTGGGTCGCATCGCACGGGTGATGGCCCCGTTGATCAATGCCGCCAACAAGATCAGACCATTTCGACTCCTGCTGGAGAAGGTCATCGGCATTCATCGAGATCGCAATCTTCCGGTCTATCATCGAGAGACTTTCGTCGAGTGGTTCCGTCGGCAGGAGCGACGGCGTGCTGGAGGGGCCAAGGAAGGGGCCGGGAGAGTGGCCCTCTTCTACACCTGCTCGGTCAACTACAACGATCCCGCGGTGGGTCGCGCCGCCGTCGCCGTTCTTCAGCGTAATGGCATCGAGGTGATCGTCCCCCCGCAGAAGTGCTGCGGCATGCCCGCGCTGGATGGGGGCGATGTCGAAACGGCGCTCGAACACGCTTCCTATAATGTGAAGCATCTGGCTGAGGTGGTCGCCCGAGGCTATGACATCGTCATTCCGGGTCCCACCTGCAGTTACATGCTGAAGAAAGAATATCCGGTCCTTCTCCCCTCAGCGGAGACCACGCGAGTGGCCGAACACAGTTTCGACATCTGCGAGTATCTCATGCGACAGCATGAGCGCGGTCAGCTCGATACCACGTTTCAGCCGATGACCAAGCGCATCGCCTATCAGGTTCCCTGTCACCTGCGGGCGCAAAACATCGGCTATAAATCCAGGGATTTGCTCCGCCTCATTCCCGGAACCCATGTGCAGGTGATTGAGCGATGCTCGGCTGTTGATGGAACCTGGGGACTGAAAAAGGAGTATTATCCGCTTTCGCTCGGGGTAGCGGATAAACTTTTCCGGGAGATCGGGGACGCTCGCCCGGACATCGTGGCGTCCGATTGTCCGCTCGCGGCCTTGCAAATTGTTCAGGGGACTCGAAAGAGGCCCCTCCATCCCATTCAAATTCTCGCTCGGGCCTACGGGATCGAGAGCGAATAA
- a CDS encoding rubrerythrin family protein: MAKSLAGTKSHENLKHAFAGESQANRRYLYFARVADIEGYPEIGGLFRDTAEAETGHAFGHLDFLKEVGDPVTGVPFGSTENNLKSAIEGETYEFTEMYPGFARTAREEGFQELAEWFETLARAEKSHAARFTKGLQQIAGKEPAESLS, from the coding sequence ATGGCAAAATCATTGGCAGGAACCAAGAGTCATGAAAATCTGAAACACGCTTTCGCCGGGGAGTCACAGGCCAACCGGCGCTATCTCTATTTCGCTCGTGTGGCGGACATCGAGGGGTATCCCGAGATCGGCGGACTCTTCCGCGATACGGCCGAAGCCGAAACGGGTCATGCGTTCGGCCACCTGGATTTCCTCAAAGAGGTCGGAGATCCGGTGACGGGCGTTCCCTTCGGCAGCACGGAGAACAATCTCAAGTCGGCCATTGAAGGCGAAACCTACGAATTCACCGAGATGTATCCGGGATTTGCCCGCACGGCCCGGGAGGAGGGATTCCAGGAACTCGCCGAGTGGTTCGAGACGCTGGCCCGCGCCGAGAAATCCCATGCGGCGCGATTCACCAAGGGACTCCAGCAGATCGCCGGGAAAGAGCCCGCCGAATCGCTGAGCTAA
- a CDS encoding YceI family protein, which translates to MKRAPGPGTMSPRHVGSVVVHVALAALMLLPVRAFSQDYALDPSRSRLEIHVFREGLLKFLGHDHHIVAQNITGRIHLEEQALERSSVQLTVEAASLKVVDPGVDEKERQEVQTTMESARVLDVKKFPTIVFTSTSIMRVTPTGAGYDLTLVGTLHLHGVEKQIRVPVSVILEPDQIRARGSVDILQSEFGITPIRIGGGTIRVKDKIRITYDIVAPRESRDMAGRIH; encoded by the coding sequence GTGAAACGAGCACCTGGCCCGGGCACGATGAGCCCTCGGCATGTTGGGAGCGTGGTCGTCCATGTCGCGCTGGCTGCGCTCATGCTTCTGCCTGTCCGAGCGTTCTCGCAGGATTACGCCCTTGACCCATCGCGAAGTCGGCTGGAAATTCACGTCTTCCGCGAGGGCTTGCTGAAGTTCCTCGGACACGATCATCACATCGTCGCCCAGAATATCACCGGTCGAATTCATCTCGAGGAGCAAGCCCTGGAGCGTTCGTCGGTACAGCTCACGGTCGAAGCAGCTTCTCTCAAGGTCGTTGATCCGGGAGTGGATGAGAAGGAGCGGCAAGAGGTTCAAACGACGATGGAAAGCGCCCGCGTTCTCGATGTCAAGAAGTTCCCCACCATCGTGTTCACCTCGACATCTATCATGCGGGTGACGCCCACGGGTGCGGGCTACGACCTCACTCTGGTCGGCACGCTGCACCTGCACGGCGTGGAGAAGCAGATTCGCGTTCCCGTCAGCGTGATTCTCGAACCCGATCAAATTCGCGCTCGCGGCAGCGTTGACATCCTCCAGAGCGAGTTCGGCATCACTCCGATTCGGATCGGCGGCGGGACCATCAGGGTGAAAGACAAAATCCGCATCACCTACGACATTGTGGCCCCGCGGGAGAGCCGCGACATGGCCGGGCGAATCCACTGA
- a CDS encoding tetratricopeptide repeat protein: MRPVIMGVALSLAVCRSGIAYQGEPKPSDRRSPSAKATVTIQALPGTTVYLNDVRRGTTDAQGRLVLSPVEPGRYRVRARKLGRRDFHTSVLVRSGSSLRVRAVQPILTDKAELARQRADDLRERKAHEAAVAEYTKALAARRGPFPQARIGLARSLLALERYEEAAAQVRRALRETKGQSVEARIVLGNILRAEGLYEDAVAEYRRALRQAGNFSPEAHTGLALALDEMGEHAEAIHHLRIAIRQNADTEPVLYYLLGNMLQTDGKTAEAIAAYEKFLELAPRSETAPAIRSVVEQLRKELKPDG; encoded by the coding sequence ATGCGCCCGGTGATCATGGGCGTCGCCCTTTCGCTTGCCGTGTGTCGCAGCGGGATCGCTTATCAAGGCGAGCCGAAGCCGTCTGACCGTCGTTCCCCTTCGGCGAAAGCAACGGTGACGATTCAGGCGCTTCCGGGAACCACCGTCTATCTCAATGATGTTCGACGCGGCACGACCGATGCGCAGGGCCGTCTTGTTCTCTCCCCGGTGGAGCCGGGCCGGTATCGCGTGCGGGCGAGGAAACTCGGCCGACGTGATTTTCATACCAGCGTGCTCGTGCGATCCGGGTCCTCGCTGCGCGTGCGCGCCGTGCAACCGATTCTGACGGACAAGGCGGAGCTGGCTCGTCAGCGGGCCGATGACTTGAGAGAGAGGAAAGCTCATGAAGCCGCCGTTGCCGAATACACCAAGGCCCTGGCGGCACGGCGTGGTCCTTTTCCCCAGGCACGGATCGGTCTGGCGCGGTCGCTGCTGGCCCTCGAACGTTATGAGGAAGCCGCGGCGCAGGTTCGCCGCGCTCTTCGGGAAACAAAAGGACAATCGGTCGAAGCGCGAATCGTCCTGGGGAATATCCTCCGAGCCGAGGGGCTTTATGAGGATGCCGTCGCCGAGTATCGCCGGGCGTTACGGCAAGCGGGAAATTTCTCCCCGGAAGCCCATACGGGGCTCGCGCTCGCTCTTGACGAGATGGGCGAGCACGCCGAAGCCATCCACCATCTCCGCATAGCGATTCGCCAGAATGCCGACACGGAGCCGGTTCTCTACTATCTTCTCGGCAATATGCTGCAGACTGACGGGAAGACGGCAGAAGCCATCGCCGCTTACGAGAAGTTTCTGGAGCTGGCCCCCCGGAGCGAGACCGCGCCAGCGATTCGCTCGGTCGTCGAGCAGTTGCGCAAAGAGCTGAAACCTGATGGGTAA